Proteins found in one Papio anubis isolate 15944 chromosome 13, Panubis1.0, whole genome shotgun sequence genomic segment:
- the GADD45G gene encoding growth arrest and DNA damage-inducible protein GADD45 gamma — translation MTLEEVRGQDTVPESTDRMQGAGKALHELLLSAQRQGCLTAGVYESAKVLNVDPDNVTFCVLAADEEDEGDIALQIHFTLIQAFCCENDIDIVRVGDVQRLAAIVGAGEEAGAPGDLHCILISNPNEDAWKDPALEKLSLFCEESRSVNDWVPSITLPE, via the exons ATGACTCTGGAAGAAGTCCGCGGCCAGGACACAGTTCCGGAAAGCACAGACAG GATGCAGGGTGCCGGGAAAGCGCTGCACGAGTTGCTGCTGTCCGCGCAGCGTCAGGGCTGCCTCACTGCCGGCGTCTACGAGTCAGCCAAAGTCCTGAACGT GGACCCCGACAATGTGACCTTCTGCGTGCTGGCTGCCGATGAGGAGGACGAGGGCGACATCGCGCTGCAGATCCATTTTACGCTGATCCAGGCTTTCTGCTGCGAGAACGACATCGACATAGTGCGCGTGGGCGATGTGCAGCGGCTGGCGGCTATCGTGGGCGCCGGCGAGGAGGCGGGCGCGCCGGGCGACCTGCACTGCATCCTCATTTCG AACCCCAACGAGGACGCCTGGAAGGATCCCGCCTTGGAGAAGCTCAGCCTGTTTTGCGAGGAGAGCCGCAGCGTTAACGACTGGGTGCCCAGCATCACCCTCCCCGAGTGA